The following proteins come from a genomic window of Candidatus Hydrogenedens sp.:
- a CDS encoding OmpH family outer membrane protein, translating into MKGRYFFISLFVLSCILIPLKSVMAQEPAKSADTGTSYRIAVVDVELVMREYNKRKQKYEELQKEVDAQQKDLDNLMNRIEEDRKKLESGKATMSDEEKLDLKMKIEQEAASYRAELEKRQKTIDSKEERIIRECLDDIQNAINIIATSDNYHLVFNAGKSLKSSLLYHSPTMDITSKVLTQLNSNSSVTVTPKPKK; encoded by the coding sequence GTGAAAGGGAGATATTTTTTCATTTCATTATTTGTTTTAAGTTGTATTTTAATTCCTTTAAAGTCTGTAATGGCACAAGAACCTGCTAAAAGTGCCGATACAGGGACATCTTACAGAATTGCTGTTGTGGATGTTGAACTTGTTATGAGGGAGTACAACAAAAGAAAACAAAAATACGAAGAACTTCAAAAAGAAGTAGATGCCCAACAAAAAGACCTCGATAATCTAATGAACCGAATTGAAGAAGACCGTAAAAAACTTGAATCCGGTAAAGCAACTATGAGTGATGAAGAAAAACTTGATTTGAAAATGAAGATAGAACAAGAAGCGGCTTCATATCGGGCTGAACTTGAAAAACGGCAAAAAACCATTGATAGTAAAGAAGAAAGAATTATTCGTGAATGCTTAGATGATATTCAGAATGCTATAAATATAATAGCAACTTCGGATAATTACCATCTTGTTTTTAATGCAGGGAAGTCCCTGAAAAGCAGTTTGTTATACCATAGTCCAACTATGGATATTACTTCTAAAGTTCTGACTCAGTTAAATTCTAATTCTTCCGTAACCGTTACACCGAAACCTAAAAAATAA